GACAGAGACCACTGTAGGTAGGAACTACACTGAGGATGCCTTGTCCACTGAAGGTGATCATACCAGGGCAACATCTCAAAATCATCTGACCACAAATGCTTCCCAAGAGACTGCGTCTGAGTCTGTGCCCGATGACTCTCAAAGCACCCAGTCTCATATGGGACAGCCCAGCGTCACAGGGTCAAGCTTTGAGGCAACTTCTGATGGCACCGACAGCAACAGTAACTCTACTCTGCCTTTCACTGTGGTCAGTAGCTctgagagtgagacagacacTGCAGCAGATTCTTCCACCAGTGGGACATCCTATACAGAAAGCAGCGCTTCTGAACCCTCCGTCACTCCACCCGTGTCCCCAGAAGATAGTCACACAAATATGTCGCACCAGGACAGCGAAACTATGACCACTGAGACTTCTACAAGGCCTGTCTATACAGAAGAAGGCAAGAAGCCAGAGGGGCCTCAAACCTATATGGATGAAACCACTATTCCAGCCCTGACCACTGCACCCCCCTCTTTGACCATTATGGATGATTCCCTCTCCAAGTTCCTCTCAGGGCAGCCACCTTTCATCCCCCCAACCAGTCATCCACCAGAAACTACAGAAGTGCTGACTACAGCTGCGGGACCAGTAACCCAGCGGCCGCAGCATACTGAGGAGGACACATACGTGGCTAGCACTGTTGCTAGCACTATAGCCAGCACTATCCTTCCTACCACCCTGGCAAGCACTAGCACCAGCACTTCAGCTCCACCTACAACACATCAGCTCCAACCCAGCACTGCTgctaacacacatacaccccaCATGACACACTCAACCATAGAGACCACTCAGATGCTAACCACACCCACCACAGAACAGCTCCCTCTCACCACTGGAACAGCAATGCCCCCCCAGTCTCCCAGTTCATCCCAACCTGGAGATATTTCTACTGATGTAAGCACGCTGCACCTTGAGACCAGCACTGCTACACCAGGAAACACCACTGCACACAGCAGACACACAACTGCGTCCTACAGTAAGAGTGCCCCTACCACAAGCTCTGCAGTTGTGACCACAGGAAAGAGCACTGACCGAGACCTTACACAGGTGGCAGCCACAACCACGCAGATTCCTGTGATGTCCACCCCAACTCCTGGTGTGTAAAGGTCTTGAATCAACCACATATTAATTATTGTCTTAAACAACTACACCACCACAACCAAAAGTTtcagttttttacattttctaaatattttGGTAGCAGATACATGTTGATAGCCATCAGATCTTAGAGGTGTAATGGTTCACGGCTTTCACAGATTCTGTCAACATGATTTTTGTTTGTAACCAGTAACCAGTTTTGATTTACCAAACAAATATTTTGCATCAATAACAAATTCAAGGATTTTAAACTAATGTTCGAACAATAATGTCGTTTTTTTgagaaaaagaacacaaaatATCTGGAAATAGATACACATTTTGATGTGGGGGTCCGTAATTGACTAAGAGGATTTGGGTACTGTCTAGGACGCATTTTAGTAGTTTCTGGTATTTTACcagatatttcatatttaaatggACATTGTGTAAGTTGTGTTTACAATAGAACCCAACCAATATATTGACAACTTTTAAGTTTTATTGGCATTGGTTAATTTATGATAACATGCAAATACGTACTGTACCAACAACATGGCCCATACCAATTTTTTGGGGGGTGCTTGGATTGGCCACTAGGGAACCCAATAAATGTTTTCTACTGTTCCGCTTATATTACTGATAGTTGTAGAGTTACAGTTATTATGTTAAAAATGTAACTgtaagcatgttttttttttatgaaaacaaaaaaggtAAATTACAAAagtgacaataataataaatggacaTTATTTCAGACTGTATTTCTGCTGTTTGAGTTTATGACAATATGATATGAGAAACGATAATCATATATGTTAGTAAAGCACTGTTAACTAAGAACATTAGATGTAGCTCCATATTGATATTTTGGATTTCTATTTTATAAAGGTTTTAGTTTATCAGATTTTTAAACACAATATAATTGCTCAGATCTCAGTCAGACCCTCATATAAACAACCCATTACTAATCCCACAGTTGATTCCAAACTGCAGGAGTGTTTTTTGATTTGTTAGAAATTATGTGAAAGTATGCCAGGTACATGTTTTCTGGTTAAgctgaaataatataaaatgtttacaaCATTATGTTGGTTCTTTAAACTGTGTTGTATGTCAGTGTGAAGTACTGCTCTGCCTTCCCAAACTCACTGTAATGCTAATATCCTGAACTATTACACTGCTTGTTTAATGTTCATTTTACTGTCTTAATGATGCTCCCTACTCAGCACTGAGGTAACTCACACCTTACTAGCAGTATAAGGGTGTCTCATACTGAGTCCTGTGATCTCTTTTTTCAGGTCTCTTTTGTGCGAATGGAGgcaggggtgtgcagacttctGAGGGTGGCTACAAGTGTGAGTGTCTGCCCGCATGGACAGGAGCCACCTGCACTGAGGGTGAGAAGCTCAGCAAGGAACACATCTGCTCTTAAACACACATTTGACATTGTGTATTTAAAATGACATTAGGTAGCATTTTGACCTtacataataatgataataataataatagtttcaAAAACATCAAGATGCTCCACTGATCTTTAAAAGGAAGAATAGCTAACTGCACTGTGTCACTTTGGTGGAGCGGGCAGGACAACACCCATGCCTACCACTGTgtaatatttgtgtaaaatcctgtaatattactctacttcAACAGCCCaaaacttctttcactttcagtgtcTGTTCTGTATATCTCAGGGGTCcatttttagtcattttggcTCAAGgcacaaattccacttcccaactgtagggggaacccaggagcaagaaatgtttgtgttttttctgcttaaagaaaaaaagaataatggCGACGTGTCTCTGTTGTGCAGATGTGAACGAATGTGTGAGCAGCCCGTGCCCTGAGGATTCAGAGTGTGTGAACACTAATGGTTCTTTCAGCTGTAAGTGTCCTCTGGGCTATGACATGGAGGATGGCCGCAGCTGCACTCAAGGTAGGTTGTCAAATAGAGGTCGGCACAAGGCAGGTTTAAATACAGTCCCACATGATCGGTGCAGCAGTTGGTGGGTGGGATTAGTTTTGCAGCACCACAGTCAAAGCAGGCAGACAACCAACAGGTGGCAGGTTACAGTGGGTGGGTGGGAGGGTGCTTTTCCTTGGTGGTAGCTTAGAGAAGCGGGCTTGGGAGGTTAGATTATTACTATTGGCTATTCGCTAATCGTCTTTTGGAACACGATACATGTGCATAATGAAGCAACATAAACTACACTAGACATGACTTAATTGCACTAAATTGATTTGTCCTTTAATTATAAGGTTACATTTTAAACTATACAAAAAATCAAGCCAATGCAGACCTCCTATTGTAACACTGGCAGAACAGTAAACCTTCCACCTTAGATGTCAGAATGACTTATAAGATTTTTTCATCTTATTGTCTTTTGGATCTCAAAAAATATGTCTGATCCTTCCCCACAGCAAAGACGTTCCTAGGCAAGTTCAGTGTGAACAGCTCTCTGCACCTTAGTAGCACCTCAGCAATACCTCATGATCTCCACAAGGAGATCCTACAGCTGGTATGTATTAAAACACCATGTAAAACCTGATTGATTATAAAATGATCTCTGATCATTTTATAGAAAGCTGTGCTGAACCGGTCAGTCATGGCAGTATTGAGTCCATTAATTACCCTTTGCACTAAATGTATTAGAGGTGCAATGTTCTCCGTCATCTCATTCAATGAAACATACTGCATCTAGTAACATCACTTCACTTTCTAAAATTTCTTTGACTTTCTTAGGTATAATCAACGTTTtattgaattaaactgaattgtTTATTTCAAAAGTTTTAATGGACTTTTAGTGGACCATTCAAACATGTGGAATGATTTGCTATATTAATCATTCTCTGTTATTATAACTTGCTGCTGTACAAAGTTTTAAACATCTACAATTAATTTTTACAGATCATTCTCCTAATTATTTGAAACCTTTAAAAGCTCACAGTACTAGCACTTCATATTATTGAGAGcattgattccaaacttttgaatggtagTGTGATTTAGTCATTCCTCACCTCACCTAGTTATTCCtcattttgtgtttttccaGCTCAATGCCTCCCTCTCTGTTTTGCATGGTTATAGACGATCTATCCTGCGGTGagttaatattttatttgatcAAATGTGACATTTTAGCTCAGTAATATTAAACGCCcgacaaaaatgtttttcaattaATTTTAAAGGAATTTGACATTTGGAACTGATTAGCGGTCTAGAAACAGAACAGGTGTTTTGATAGCTCCTGCACAATTCCTGTTTTAAGCTGGTTTACAGAAAAAAACTACTGATGCATggtatgtttgttttgtgttgatTATCAGACAGCGCCTTTGACCTTGTTGTTTTCATGTGCAGAAATTCGAAGGGATTGGATATTTCGAACATGTTCTCCATGTCTGCGAATGTGACCAGCGATGAGGTTGACAGGAACATTCAGGCATTTCTGAGAAACTGCAGCAAGCCAAACTCACGCTGCAACCTCAAGCTTCATTACCAGCTCAGTTATCAAAGTACAGTTTTCTTTCCATACATTCTTATAATCACTCTCGGCACTATACCCTACCCTGTGTGTACTTTCTGTTTTGCTTTACAAGTTGCAAAATGACATGTTCACTTTGAGTCATCTTGGCTCCGGCAATATTAACATAGCATCAGAGAAAATGAAACTTCTTAATGGGAACCAGTGGGTGATTTTATTCACACTTTTGCTATGCTGATTTGCTTATTCCCATTATGACTTGTTTTCTTATAATGAGTAAATGGGGAAAACCCATACATTTGTGTACCCAAGCATATTTTCACTATAGGAAGAAAACCTTGCTTCTCCAAAAAGGTACCTTTACAGGATGAGAGACAAACATTTAAGCTTTGAATAAATACATTAGAATTTTTTACCCCTTCTGTTGATCCAACCTTCACACAAGGTCTTTACTTTgacattctggatattaaaatggaaaaatgtGTCTTGCAGGATTTGAGTACAGAATACAACAATCAGTTGTAGTTATACATTCATTAGTGTATCTTATACTGTTGGTTCAAAACTGGTGGTGAAATTGTTTTTGTGGCTCATTACTTGTGCATGTCTCTAAGATTTTGTGGATTTCCTCTTGTGTATGTTCTATGTTCCTTCCCCTTTTAACAAACCAAGACTTAAATTTGAATCATgctgttatttttatattatatttatatgtattttatatacatatttatatatatattagattcTAATTAGGCTCTATAATGTAGTAAGTGGGGTGAAACAATAAGGTTTTCTGAAGAATAAAATAAGCTTGATTTCTTAATGtcttgggaatttccccactgcgggactaataaaggactatcttatcttgtCTCAGTTTGAGTTCTTGTTCTACTTTTAGAGGACAGTCTGTGTCAGAAGCAAGAAAAAAGATGTGACTTCCAATCCTCTGAATGCAATGATAAGGATGGGACTCCTTACTGCAAGTGCAATGAAGGCTTTTTCAAAAAGAACCCAGAGGACACCACATGCAGAGGTAAAAACTGGATTGTGATTTTAAAACTGAATTGacttttactttacttacttacttacttaagtCATTCCCTGATATTCCAATATTTCAGACTGTGGTGATGGCTTTGAGCTGGTTAATGGAACGTGTGTGGGGTGAGTGTTAAGACTAAACAATGCTTCCCTAAATTTAGCATCAATTTTCATGTTGTTTTTTCTAAAATACTGATTTATATAATGTGTATTATCTTGTAGGTGTACATTTGGATTTGGTGGTTTCAACTGCAATAATTGTGAGTGGCCTTTTTTATGTCTTATGTATATTTTAATCTACATTTAGACAATAATGTCTTGCTTTTTCCAGGCAActtgcttttttaaaattaatttattaatttatttaacagTTTATGGGCTAATAGCGAAGGTGGTATCtcctgctgctggggggctgcTACTCATAGTCATCATCGCTCTCATAGTCACCTGCTGCAGGTACGCATTTACTCGTAATGTACATTCATTAAAATGACATGATAAATTTGAGGTTTTATGACCATTAAATCAAATGGCACTCTCCTTCTATTACAGGAAAGACAAGAATGACATCAATAAAATCATCTTTAAAAGTGGGGACCTTCAGATGTCTCCTTATGCTGAGTTTCCCAAGAGCAGCCGTGTGTCTATGGAGTGGGGCAGGGAGACGATTGAGATGCAAGAAAATGGCAGCACAAAGAATCTATTACAGATGACTGATATATATTACTCTGTACGTTCTCAAGTTATCTGCTTAATCatgttttactttatttaactttaattatttacacagaCAATTTGACATGTTCTCCATTTACCTAAAAAGCAGTGAAAACTTGTTGACTTGGAACTCACCTTTAATTGAAGCTAATGGccaaatgtacaaatgtacaatacactatgtggacaaaagtattgggacacacctatTATTCATTGAATTCAGTAAATTCCAGGGTGTGTGTGGTATTATttaaaagtggaagtgtttaggaaccacatttaaagttacagagcgggatcGCCGAGTGCTAAGGAGCAAAGTGCAGAAATGTCTCcgacgctctgctgactcaataactgcagtgtttcagagctgcaaagggggaccaactccatattaatg
The genomic region above belongs to Salminus brasiliensis chromosome 8, fSalBra1.hap2, whole genome shotgun sequence and contains:
- the heg1 gene encoding protein HEG, which produces MEARAARRPGRVLALLILTLLKAAAAGSFSPSTDSSLTEGAYFTLSDSTGSEGTTGLLRSLTTSPEESTAPSLGHFSTAEFTDTHPGFGERGARTATDQNSFSTDTESWTSHSGPEVSTELLSSGTELSTTMVTEWVDPSTVANITDAYLGLATERQPATETRTERDLTVTNLTVTNLTEKDVTEKDVTEKDVTEKDVTEKFVTEKDVTEKFVTEKFATEKDITEKFATEKDITEKFVTEKDITDTTESVSHTDSTYVSTTISRAGERTLLSIISNSTSSYTEESSSSEVVPLTTTSRESRTETTVGRNYTEDALSTEGDHTRATSQNHLTTNASQETASESVPDDSQSTQSHMGQPSVTGSSFEATSDGTDSNSNSTLPFTVVSSSESETDTAADSSTSGTSYTESSASEPSVTPPVSPEDSHTNMSHQDSETMTTETSTRPVYTEEGKKPEGPQTYMDETTIPALTTAPPSLTIMDDSLSKFLSGQPPFIPPTSHPPETTEVLTTAAGPVTQRPQHTEEDTYVASTVASTIASTILPTTLASTSTSTSAPPTTHQLQPSTAANTHTPHMTHSTIETTQMLTTPTTEQLPLTTGTAMPPQSPSSSQPGDISTDVSTLHLETSTATPGNTTAHSRHTTASYSKSAPTTSSAVVTTGKSTDRDLTQVAATTTQIPVMSTPTPGLFCANGGRGVQTSEGGYKCECLPAWTGATCTEDVNECVSSPCPEDSECVNTNGSFSCKCPLGYDMEDGRSCTQAKTFLGKFSVNSSLHLSSTSAIPHDLHKEILQLLNASLSVLHGYRRSILRNSKGLDISNMFSMSANVTSDEVDRNIQAFLRNCSKPNSRCNLKLHYQLSYQKDSLCQKQEKRCDFQSSECNDKDGTPYCKCNEGFFKKNPEDTTCRDCGDGFELVNGTCVGCTFGFGGFNCNNFYGLIAKVVSPAAGGLLLIVIIALIVTCCRKDKNDINKIIFKSGDLQMSPYAEFPKSSRVSMEWGRETIEMQENGSTKNLLQMTDIYYSPALRNADLERNGLYPFSGLPGSRHSCIYPAQWNPSFISDDSRRRDYF